Genomic DNA from Desulfonema ishimotonii:
AGGCGTTTTGAAGCTAATAGTTTATCTGCCGTCCGCCCTGTTTCTCGACGAGACAGTGGTGAGCGTGGTGGCAGAGGGCGTGGCCGGGCATTTCTGCCTCCGCCCCCGGCACATCGACTTTGTCACCGCCCTGGTGCCCGGCATTCTGGCCTTTAGGATGCCGGACGGCGCGGAGCGGTTTGCGGCGGTCAACGGAGGCATCCTGGTCAAGCAGGGGGACGCAGTGCGGATCTCCACCCGTTACGCGGTGAGCGGCCCGCTGGGCCAACTGAGGCAGGCCGTGGAGGGGATGCTCACCGATGCGGACGAGCGGGAACGGTCAGCGCGTGCGGCTGTGGCCCGGCTGGAAGCCGGTTTCATCCGGAGATTCATGGAATTCGGCAAAGGGGGATAGGTTGGAAAAAAAGTCTGAAGAAACGCCGGAAAGGGATTTCCCCGACTCTGTTCACGTCCGTGAACAGCGAATGCTCCGGGCCAGAAAAAAAGGCAAAGGCGGCATCTGGTTCGGCCTGGGAACCTTTGGGCAGATAGGCTGGTCCGTGGCCATTCCCACGGTGGCGGGAATCTTTCTGGGGATCTGGATCGACATGAACTGGCCCTCCCCCTGGTCCTGGACCCTGATGCTGCTGGCGGCGGGACTGGCTGCCGGGTGCGCCAATGCATGGTTCTGGGTGCAGAAGGAGCGCAGGGCTATTTCCCGCAGCCGCGAGGATAACGGGGAACATCATGGAAAATGACGGCGTTTACCGGCTGCTGGCGTTTCTGTGCGGCGCGCTGCTGGGCACCCTCCACTTCGGAGGATTGTGGCTGACGATCCTACTGATGCCGGCATGTGCCCGGCCCCGTCTCTGCTGGTACATGAGCTTCCTGATACGCCTCTGCATGACCCTCGCGGGCATGTGGATCGTGCTGGACCGGAGACCAGGCGCTTTTATCTTTACCTTCGGGGCATTTCTGTCTGTCCGCTGGCTGATCAGCAGACAGGTCAGAAATCTGAACGAAAGGATGGCGGATGAGAATCAGCCCGGATAATATGATACTCTGGCAGTGGGGCCTTTTTTCCCTGAACGGCACGCTCCTCTTCACCTGGCTGGTCATGGCGATTCTGGGGATCGGATCATGGCGGGTGACCCGGCGGCTGACGGCGGATGTCCGCATCCCGGCGGGACAGCATATCCTTGAAAGCGTTGTCAGCGGCATGACCGGACAGATCCGAGACCTTTTCCCGGAAGCGCCGGAGCAGTTTCTGCCGTTTCTGGGTACGCTTTTTCTTTTCATCGCCGTGTCCAACATCCTGGCGGTGGTCCCCGGATTCGAGCCGCCCACCGGCTCTCTCTCCACAACGACAGCCCTGGCCCTGTGCGTTTTTGTGATGGTTCCGGCCTGGGGCATCTCCCGGACCGGGCTGAGGAATTACCTGATGAACTACCTCCGGCCCAGCCCGCTCATGCTCCCTTTCAACCTGGTCGGCGAGATCAGCCGCACCCTGGCCCTGGCCGTGCGGCTTTTCGGAAACATGATGAGCGGGAGCATGATCACCGCCATCCTGCTCGCCATTGCACCGCTCATTTTCCCGGTCATCATGCAGGCCTTCGGGCTGCTGACCGGGCTGATTCAGGCCTACATTTTCACGGTGCTGGCTGCGGTCTACATCGCGGCAGGCATGGAGGTTCAGGAGAAGGGCGGAAAGACAAACGTGAAATAAGGGATGGCGTCACAGGAGGCTGATTTTTTTAAGTCCCGGAGGAGCTTTGCCTCCGGGACGCGAGGCAGAGCCTCGTAACGAGCGTAAACGCAAGCCCCGAAGGGGCGGAATATTATAGCCCGGTGCAGCGCGCCGGGAACAGAATAAAACATAGCCATAAGCCCTGAAAGGGCGATGTACGAAGTGGGTTTGCTGTTTGTGGAACAGCATTTAAAAATATATCACGCCCTTTCAGGGCTGAACAATCTGTTTTTATCAATATTCCCAGCCCGTTGGCCGGGGCTATAATATTCCGCCCCTTCGGGGCTTTTCAGCCGCCATGTAAGGTGGCGCTACCGTCGGGACACAGAGCGTCGGAATGAGAGCAACTCGTTCCCGGCAATGAATTGCCGGGCTGTATTCCGATGTCCCTTTGGAGCTTTTCAGACACGCCCTGAGACGGACATCATCTGCAAGGAGAATTCAAATGGACAGTTTAAGCATTGTCGCTGTTGCGTCGATTGTCACCGCCGGATTGTGCATCAGCATCGGCTCCATCGGCCCGGCACTGGGGGAAGGAAAAGCCCTGACCCAGGCCCTGAGCGCCATTGCCCAGCAGCCGGATGAAACCAATACCATTACCCGGACCCTGTTTGTGGGCATGGCAATGGTGGAATCAACGGCCATCTACTGCTTTGTGGTCGCCATGATTCTGATTTTCGCCAACCCGTTCTGGAACTATTTTCTGTCCAAAGCCGGAGGCTGAAGGTGCTGATCAGCGGGTTTACAGTTTTTGTCCAGATTCTCAACTTCCTGATCCTCATTTTCCTGCTCCGCCGCTTTTTGTACACGCCCATCCTGAAGGCGATGCAGGCCCGTGAGGAGAAGATCGCGGCCCGTCTGTCAGCCGCAGAACAGGCCGTGCGGGAAGCGGAGCGCCGTTCGCAGGCGCTTGAGGAAAAGCAGGCGGAACTGGACCGGGACGCATCGGCGCTCATGGCATCGGCAAAGGCCGAGGCCAAAGCATGGCGGGAGACGGCAGTGGAAAATGCCCGGCAGGAGGTCGAAACCCTCCGGCGTGCGTGGGCCGAGAGTCTGAAAAACGAGCAGGAGCAGTTTCTGCAGATGCTCAGGGTCCGTGTGACCCGGCAGGTCATGGCCATCGCCGAAAAAGCGATCCGGGATCTGTCGGGCGGCGATATCAGATATCAGATGGTCGAAACCTTTATGACCAAAGTCAGCGAGGACAGGGCCGCCGTGGGTCTCACGGATTTACAGGAACAGCGCAGGTTTACCGTGCGCTCGGATGTCGCGCTGAAAGAGGAGTTGCAGCAGCGGCTCACCGATTTTCTCCGCACCCTGTTTCCGGCTGCGGAGAAAATCGGGTTTGAGGTCGTACCGGACGCCGGACCTGGGATTGAACTGATCTCCGGCGACTGGAAGGTGCGGTGGAGTCTGGCGCTGTACATGGAGGGGCTGGAGGCTGAAATGATGAAATCTCTGAACCCGGACACCCGGAGGATTCCATGAGCCGGAAAGACCTGATGGGCGCCCTTGACGACGCGGACCGCTGCATGAGGACGACGGCGGACCGGTATGCACCCGGAGTGGCGACCGATGAAATCGGCAGAATCCGGTTTGTGGGTCAGGGGATTGTCCGGGCCGACGGGCTGGGCCGGGTCCGGGCCGAGGAACTGGTGCTGATGGGAGCGGATGTGACCGGCATGGTGACGGACCTCCTGCCGGACCGGGTCGGTATCGTGCTGATGGAGAGCGGGTCCGGGCTGAGGGCCGGAGATGAGGTCCGCCGGACAGGCCGGATTCTGGATGTGCCTGTGGGAGAATCCCTCATCGGGCGGGTGGTGGACCCGATGGGCCGCCCCCTGGATGACCTCGGCCCGGTCAGAGAGGCCGATCGCTGGCCCGCCCTTCGGGAAGCCCCGCCGATTCTGCATCGCGCACCCGTGGAAAAACCGTTGCAAACCGGCCTTAAAGTGGTGGATGCGCTGATCCCCATCGGGTTCGGCCAGCGGGAGCTGATTCTGGGGGACCGGCAGACCGGAAAAACAAGTATCGCACTGGATACGATACTCAACCAGAAGGGACGGGATGTCATCTGCATTTACTGCGCCATCGGCCAGCGCAGTTCAAGTGTCGCCAGGGTGATCCGGGAACTCCGGGACCGTGAGGCGATGGCGTACACCGTTGCTATGGTGGTTGAGGGGGGAAACGCGCCCGGTCTGCAATATATCGCGCCCTACGCCGCCACATCCGTGGGTGAATATTTTATGGCAAAGGGCCGGGATGTGATCATCGTGTATGACGATCTGACCCGCCACGCCCAGGCCTACCGGCAGCTTTCCCTGCTGCTGCGGCGCCCCCCCGGGCGGGAGGCTTTTCCGGGGGATATCTTCTACATCCACTCCCGGCTGCTGGAGCGTTCAACCCACCTGAAACCCGAATTCGGCGGCGGCTCGCTCACGGCCCTGCCGGTGATTGAAACCGAAGCCCAGAACCTTTCCGCCTATATTCCCACAAACCTGATTTCCATTACCGACGGACAGATTTACCTCTCGCCCGACCTGTTCCGGAAGGGGATGCTGCCTGCGGTGGATGTGGGAAAATCCGTCTCCAGGGTGGGGGGCAGGGCCCAGGTCCGGGAGTACCGGAAAATCGCGGGGGAGCTGCGCCTCTCCTATTCCCAGTTTCAGGAGCTGGAGGCCTTTGCCCGTTTCGGTACCCGGCTGGATGACCGGACGCGGCAGACCCTTGAACACGGGCGGCGGGTGCGCGAAATTCTGAAGCAGGATCGCTTTTCCCCGCTCTCCGTTGAAGCGCAGATTGCCGTCCTCCGCGCAACCGTCCGGGGAGAACTGGATGAAGTGCCACTGGAAGAGATCCCGGCAGCCGAGGCAGTGATCAGTGAACAGTAAGCAGTTATCCGTTATCC
This window encodes:
- a CDS encoding alternate F1F0 ATPase, F1 subunit alpha yields the protein MSRKDLMGALDDADRCMRTTADRYAPGVATDEIGRIRFVGQGIVRADGLGRVRAEELVLMGADVTGMVTDLLPDRVGIVLMESGSGLRAGDEVRRTGRILDVPVGESLIGRVVDPMGRPLDDLGPVREADRWPALREAPPILHRAPVEKPLQTGLKVVDALIPIGFGQRELILGDRQTGKTSIALDTILNQKGRDVICIYCAIGQRSSSVARVIRELRDREAMAYTVAMVVEGGNAPGLQYIAPYAATSVGEYFMAKGRDVIIVYDDLTRHAQAYRQLSLLLRRPPGREAFPGDIFYIHSRLLERSTHLKPEFGGGSLTALPVIETEAQNLSAYIPTNLISITDGQIYLSPDLFRKGMLPAVDVGKSVSRVGGRAQVREYRKIAGELRLSYSQFQELEAFARFGTRLDDRTRQTLEHGRRVREILKQDRFSPLSVEAQIAVLRATVRGELDEVPLEEIPAAEAVISEQ
- a CDS encoding F0F1 ATP synthase subunit A; protein product: MRISPDNMILWQWGLFSLNGTLLFTWLVMAILGIGSWRVTRRLTADVRIPAGQHILESVVSGMTGQIRDLFPEAPEQFLPFLGTLFLFIAVSNILAVVPGFEPPTGSLSTTTALALCVFVMVPAWGISRTGLRNYLMNYLRPSPLMLPFNLVGEISRTLALAVRLFGNMMSGSMITAILLAIAPLIFPVIMQAFGLLTGLIQAYIFTVLAAVYIAAGMEVQEKGGKTNVK
- a CDS encoding F0F1 ATP synthase subunit epsilon; its protein translation is MKLIVYLPSALFLDETVVSVVAEGVAGHFCLRPRHIDFVTALVPGILAFRMPDGAERFAAVNGGILVKQGDAVRISTRYAVSGPLGQLRQAVEGMLTDADERERSARAAVARLEAGFIRRFMEFGKGG
- a CDS encoding F0F1 ATP synthase subunit B family protein — protein: MLISGFTVFVQILNFLILIFLLRRFLYTPILKAMQAREEKIAARLSAAEQAVREAERRSQALEEKQAELDRDASALMASAKAEAKAWRETAVENARQEVETLRRAWAESLKNEQEQFLQMLRVRVTRQVMAIAEKAIRDLSGGDIRYQMVETFMTKVSEDRAAVGLTDLQEQRRFTVRSDVALKEELQQRLTDFLRTLFPAAEKIGFEVVPDAGPGIELISGDWKVRWSLALYMEGLEAEMMKSLNPDTRRIP
- a CDS encoding AtpZ/AtpI family protein, whose translation is MEKKSEETPERDFPDSVHVREQRMLRARKKGKGGIWFGLGTFGQIGWSVAIPTVAGIFLGIWIDMNWPSPWSWTLMLLAAGLAAGCANAWFWVQKERRAISRSREDNGEHHGK
- a CDS encoding ATP synthase subunit I, encoding MENDGVYRLLAFLCGALLGTLHFGGLWLTILLMPACARPRLCWYMSFLIRLCMTLAGMWIVLDRRPGAFIFTFGAFLSVRWLISRQVRNLNERMADENQPG
- a CDS encoding F0F1 ATP synthase subunit C: MDSLSIVAVASIVTAGLCISIGSIGPALGEGKALTQALSAIAQQPDETNTITRTLFVGMAMVESTAIYCFVVAMILIFANPFWNYFLSKAGG